The Gossypium hirsutum isolate 1008001.06 chromosome D03, Gossypium_hirsutum_v2.1, whole genome shotgun sequence genomic interval CTTCGTATATCACTCTCTTGCCCCCTGttgaactttgttcttacttTGGGGTTCTCGTACTTATTAAATTCTCATCCAGGTAATGCTCAACAttccttttgtttagagtatgccatcttactatttatcatttaaatgaatcaaaCACAAGATGCATAAAAAAGACAAAGTAGGTTTGAAAGAAATACCTcacattcatatttttttttcaaaagaaacaaaaaaaggaaattgaaaaggaaagtttaataaataaatcgtcataaagaaaagaaagcgaATTCAATGGccacaaatgctctagatatccaATGCATGAACTTCTCCATGTTTCTTGATCCTGGATCTTTTCGAGCACAGCTTCTtgtgtagaagatttcgagcttctGAGAATGCTTCAAATATTGTAACTTGGCCATTCGACTCCCCATTCAAGTCATCTTGCTCCTTAAGCTCGAGCCCacttcattaggacgccctttcgggttttcatcctaatccttTTTGTTTATCAATACtctcttttcgggttttcatcttgattttttttaggcataatatttcttcacagcatcggagttcactggattaggtaattctttcccatcAATCTTAGTGAGAATCAGAGCCCCTCCTGAGAATgtcttttttacaacgtatgacccttcccaatttggtgacCATTTTCCTTGAAAGTTCTTTTGTATCGGAGGATCTTTCTTAAAACGAGCTCCCCTTCGTGAAATTCTCTTGGCCGCACCTTTTTATCATAGGTcgtgatcattctcttctggtacatctgtccatgacaaattgccttcaagCGCTTTCCTTCAATAAGGTTtagctggtcatatcgagctcgaacccattctgatTCTTCTAGTTTTGTCTCCATCAAGACTCGCAAGGATGGGATCTCTACTTCAATATGCAAAACAGCTTCCATCCCGTAGACCAgggagaaaggagttgctcccgtagaagTCCGTCATGAGGTGAGTATGCATACAAAACGAATGgtagcttctcatgccaatctttaaaTGTCTCTGTCATCTTCTCGataatcctcttaatgttcttattagcCGCTTCTACTACTctattcattttcgggcgatagggtgaagagttatgatgctttatctgAAATTGCTCAcatacttctttcatcatcttgttgttcagatttAAAACATTATCttaaatgattctttcaggcagaccatatcgacatatgatctccttttttaGAAACCTCCagactgcagtcttcgtcacattaaCAAATGAAGTGGCTTCTATCCATTTCGTGAAGTAATCTATAACCATAAAgatgaatcggtgtccattagaagccttcggagaaattggccctataacatccatgcctcACATAGAAAAAgaccacggagaagtcatgacatgaaggggcgaaggaGCTGCATGAATCTTATCGCCGTAAATCTGACACTTGTGACACTTTCGTGCGTAGCTAATTAAATCTTTTTCCATTGttagccaataataaccgagtctcataatctgtctggccatagtgaaaccagtGGCATgcatttcacaaattccttcatgaaCCTCTTCAAGTATCTTTCTAGCTTCAACAGCATCCACGTATCTCAGGAGCACTTGATCTTTCCTATTTTGTATAGGATATCCCAGTCAAGAACAAATCCAATCGCCATTCTCCtaagagttcttttgtcattctcgttTGCTTGCTCGGggtacttttgattcttgatatactccaagatatcatggaaccatggtcgtCCATCTGACTCCTCCTCAATGCTAAAACAATGTGCGAGGgtctcatatatgctcatttggataggcattatttcagtttctttgcTTGCTTTGAACATTAAAGCCAAGGTGGCCacggcatcagccagttggttctcttccaATGGAAAGTAGTTAAAAGTCACTTCATTGAACTCTTTGACTCGTTCCGCAATGAGATCGCGACACTTTACTAATTTTGAATCcttcacttcccaatctccacgaatTTGGTAAATGACTAATGCCGAGTCCCCATGTACCTCTAAGATTTCAATTTTCCtctcgatagctgcacgaagtcccatgatgcaagcttcatactctgctatgttattggtacagaagaaaatCAATCTAGCAGTGAGCGGGTAATGATCCCCTTCCGGCGACACTAAGACTGCTCCGATCCCATGCCCTAAtgcattcgatgcaccatcaaagctcatcttccatgatttctcttttgatgactcaccCTTTTTTTCTgaaatgcacatcaagtcttcatctggaAATTCAAATCTCAAAAGCTCGTATTCTTCCGTTGTTCGACTGgccaagaagtcagctattgcacttccctttatcgacttttggctcacatacgCGATGTCATACTCAGTCAGTAGGATCTGCCATCGTACCATTCTTCCCGAGAGTGCaggtgactccatcatgtactttattggatccagttttgaaattaaccatgtcgtatgatacaacatgtattgtctgagCCTTCGAACCGTCTAAATCAATGCGCAACAAAACTTCTCAATTGAATGGTTTTTTGCCTCATATtctgtgaactttttgctgaggtagtaaatcgtcttttctcttttccctaactcatcatgttgtcccagtacgcaacccattgagttttcaaacacgATTAAGTACAATATTAAGGATTagataaatattgttttatcttatcaaaggccacttggcactcctcattccattctcccggATTATGGTTTTGAAGGAGTCAAAAAATTGGATCACAttgattggtaagttgagcaatgaatcgagcaatgtaattcaaccttcctaaaaatcctctgacttccttttgtgtgTGCGGGGGAGGCAGTTCTTGTATAGCTTTTATCTTGTATGGATCAACCTCGATACTTCTCTCACTGACAATGAACCCTAGCagttttcccgagg includes:
- the LOC107949948 gene encoding uncharacterized protein yields the protein MGLRAAIERKIEILEVHGDSALVIYQIRGDWEVKDSKLVKCRDLIAERVKEFNEVTFNYFPLEENQLADAVATLALMFKASKETEIMPIQMSIYETLAHCFSIEEESDGRPWFHDILEYIKNQKYPEQANENDKRTLRRMAIGFVLDWDILYKIGKIKCS